TAGAGAACAAAGATAAATGagacttttattaaaatatagtatattgTGATTTCagagtatttgttttataacattaaataatattaaagatcgTATTTTCTTACATACGATTGGTttcattatttgcaattttataacttttataatttatttttatggaatgtttatattttctgatCTGACAgcctgtaatattttatacaattaacattttaatattttttaaatgtaaaattctgtaataaaatatatattacaaaaatattaaattaaattacttctaAGGAGGGATTGGATAACGAAATATTCAgatcacaaaattaaataaacgaaCGATATATGCAACATAGCAATAAATACCCCTTTATTCGATGTATAACATAAGAAGGCCATTTTTTTAtcgagaaatttaataaaaatataacaaactttatatatgtatgtatatattacatataaatagaGAAGACATTcgttattttctttcaatagCAATAGCGATACCCATTCCCCCACCTATACACAAGGTCGCGACACCCTTTTTCTTTCCTGTCCTTTCTAAAGTATGTAACAGTGTAACCAGTATTCTTGTACCTGAAACACACACCAACAATTTTGTCACACAAAATAAGAATTCTCGTGAAATCTGAgcattaacatatatatacctGACATGCCAACAGGATGACCTAATGCGATAGCACCGCCGTTTACATTAACTTTCTCAGGATCCAAACCAAGCTCTTGAACACACACGATAGCTTGTGCGGCGAAGGCCTCATTCAGCTCATAAATATCCACTTCCTCTTTTGTCCAGTTCGCTTTCTTTaactgaaatattattatatatatatttctaatcaTATAAGATCATTTGCGTCGAAATAAAAGCGAATGAAATAAGCAGAAATATATCAAtgtaaatgttgaaaatactAACAACTAATTTAACAGCCTCGATGGGCCCAACGCCCATAATTCTAGGGTCAACTCCAACCTGAGCAAATGAAACAATACTGGCTAATGGTGAAATTCCTCTATTTGCAGCAGTTTCTTCGGACATGAGCACTACAGCAGCTGCACCATCGTTTATACCAGACGCGTTGCCAGCAGTAACTGTCCCATTGTTCTAAATGAAAACagaataactttaaatatattatattcttatcatagttttgtattaaacatataaaataatctttacgTACTGGTTTAAACGCTGGTTTTAACTTTGCAAGCTTCTCCATGGTCGTTCCAAATTTCGGGAATTCGTCTTTAGATACAACGACAGATTCCTTTTTACTTGCAATGGTCACTGGGATGATTTCTTTCTCGAAATATCCAGCGTTGATAGCAACCTCTGTTTTCTGTTGAGATTTGCTGGCGTAAGAATCCTGTGCCTCTCTAgttattgcatatttttcaGCAAGATTTTCAGCTAGTAAtcaattagtaataaaaatgacattaaattcGTGTTTTTCTAGTACAACAATAGTTAcagtatttttattcattaccTGTCATTGCCATATGAATATTATGAAAGGCGTCCGTTAAACAATCCTCCAGTAGTGTATCcattaaattgcaatttccaaattttaatCCGTTTCTGAGATAAGTAGCATGTGGCGCTCTACTCATATTTTCCTGACCACCAGCCACAACTATATCGCTTTCTcctgattttatattacagtaaCCAGTCATTACAGACCTACATGGgacattacataaaatgttatttcaaaCTGACGGTtgtttgtacataaatatgtatatattataatgttattttaaatcaatagtTGTTTGTACATAATTATGTCATCATAATAGAAAAACACTAATGGCATAGACCAAATGGACACGTACTTCAAACCTGAACCACACAACATATTCACTTGGTAAGCAGGTATATGAATGGGTATGCCAGCGTGTATTGCCGCTTGTCTTGCAGGATTTTGACCTTCAGACGCAGTaagtatcttaaaaaaagcaataagaATGCATGTCTCCTGCCTATAAATCTAACTCCACTtggaaatatacatatattttacatatttaaatatattgtaaatattgagCTCTACCTCTGTTCGAACAAGGTacatctttaattatttatgcataCAAATATATGTCGTGTAGAATTATAAATACCTGTCCCATGATAACTTCAGAAACATCTGATCCTTTCAGTCCAGCTCTTACCAGACTCTCCTTGATGGCGATACTTCCTAGTTCTGATGCTTTCAACGAAGCTAAGGACCCACAATATGATCCTACAAATTACAATGAATTtagttattaaacaattatataagttttacaCTTGCATTTTTTCTAAGAATAATATTCtgtagaaataaaagataaaaaataagatgtaTTCTCGCTTTATCAGTGTACTGCTTCATTTTGTTACCAAAACGTTATGTTTTTACAAAgtgttttttattgaataatcgcaacaaaagttttttatgtatatattgtatatgcatgtatacgaaattacattttatataagagaTATAACCTGGATAAACGTCCGGAAAAggacttattaaatttttatcgctTATGGAACGGATCGTCCGCAAAATATCTTCGAATCTACTTTGCCGGCTTAATTCAAATTCAAATCTCGCAATtgtttatattcaattaatttaaacatagcAAATTGTTACGCGAAATTTCATCAGTTGGCCGCACGTATCGTTCCTCTCGTATATTACCTATAGGTGTCCTAACGGCGGACACTATGACCACGGTGCGATCGCTCATTTTTCACGAAGAAGCTGTGGCAAACAGGTACAACCGAACCTACGAAAAAACACACGAAGACTGCCGCGCGTCTTGCCTGCCTAACGGAATTATGCTGCACTGACGACGTGTACCAGGAGCGGCGATATTGTGAAAGTGTGTCATGCTGTGCGTGCACTTGCGCGCGCAGAAGGAAAAGCGGAGGAGATCGAGGGAGGGGGAAGCTCTTGCTAGCCTATATTTTGTGGTTTTTGAGAATTTCGCGGAAATAAATGTACGAAATGTGTGGCATTTTATCAATCTGAGTAAGTGGAACTGCTAAAATCGAGCAATGGAGAGGAATGAGTACGTACATGTAAAATGACAGGCTATAACTCGTGACGCAAGTACACGATAATATTTAAGGAATAATGACTGTGGCGTATGaggaaataatattgaaaaatgtaatgacTTTTGCTTAAGTTCTTCCCGTTTCTTGCAGTAATCTAATCTTAATTAAGACATACATATtagaacaaattaaaataaacatattagtTGAGCTagcatatttttacatatgtcaTTTGTAGGGAATATactatttaagaaatataatgtttaaaaataatattattgtaacattGGATTGCCAAATTTACTGagcaaataatttctttttaaaactgCAGTAAAATAGGCACATTTGTTGCGATCatttgtttacttttaatCCCAGGTTTGCAAACAAATGCAATGTTAGCGCGCTATTTGTCActattctattcttttttacatataataaaaaatcaaacaatgAACAGAAcgtatatataagaaaaaagaaatgaataaataatagcGTGTTATCTCAGgcaagtttttataattcatcGCGTAATCACTCGTATTTCATGTGGTTGATgtcaatgaataaaaaaacttttttatgaattttaatgtgAGCCAAAGCGTTGAGATCAGACTGAATGTTAAACGGAATCGAAAAATGTCAGATGTTATACAAAGCTAGACGCACGTAAAAATGTTGTAGCAAGTAGATGGGTCAAAGAATTTAAATGGACTGACAAAAGAGCCTGGAGGTATTGCATTGGTCGCGATGAAACACAATGTTCGTcgtaagattataaaaaacgtcgtaagattattatataaaaaaaaaaaaaactgaactTAAggaacttattaaaatattaatgaggCGTGCGGAAGAAATATCGAGAAAACTCCAGCCGGACGAGGCGCGAGGCTTAAGCGACGATACTCGTCGACGCTGACACGTGCGTGAAACGtcacatgtatatacatatacatcaCGAACTTGTCCCGTCGTGACCGACTGACAGTCGCCTCCACGTGCGCGCGGCAGGTGTCACTGGCACGGCGTGTACCGGAGCACCGACGGCTGcggctattaaaaaatattataaattaattgcagaGCGATCGTCATCATCTTAagatgaatttaatttaatctttaagaGTTTCTTTAAACCAGAAATCaaatcagatttttttttttttagtggcCTTCTCTcatctcacacacacacgtcgACGAATAGACATGGCCCTGTCCCTCCGTGACCGACTGACAGCCGCTTCCACGTGCGCGGCTCCAGGTGTCGCTGGCGCGGCGCGCACCGGAGCGCCGCGGAGGCCGGAGCGGCGACGGCAACGACGACGAACGACGGCGGCTGCGACGGCTGCGGctacggcg
This genomic window from Monomorium pharaonis isolate MP-MQ-018 chromosome 8, ASM1337386v2, whole genome shotgun sequence contains:
- the LOC105833300 gene encoding acetyl-CoA acetyltransferase, cytosolic, which encodes MSDRTVVIVSAVRTPIGSYCGSLASLKASELGSIAIKESLVRAGLKGSDVSEVIMGQILTASEGQNPARQAAIHAGIPIHIPAYQVNMLCGSGLKSVMTGYCNIKSGESDIVVAGGQENMSRAPHATYLRNGLKFGNCNLMDTLLEDCLTDAFHNIHMAMTAENLAEKYAITREAQDSYASKSQQKTEVAINAGYFEKEIIPVTIASKKESVVVSKDEFPKFGTTMEKLAKLKPAFKPNNGTVTAGNASGINDGAAAVVLMSEETAANRGISPLASIVSFAQVGVDPRIMGVGPIEAVKLVLKKANWTKEEVDIYELNEAFAAQAIVCVQELGLDPEKVNVNGGAIALGHPVGMSGTRILVTLLHTLERTGKKKGVATLCIGGGMGIAIAIERK